The DNA window TGGATGTATCCCCTCTATCAAAAGTGAAGTAGCATGTGTATGTCTTATATCATGAAACCTAATGGTAGGTACATTCGCTTTTTGAATTAATCCTTTAAATGTCCTTGTTAAGTTTCTAGGAGTTAACACCGTTCCAAAACACGTACAGACTACTAAATCATTATCATTATAGTCTGTTCCAGCTTTTAGTTTTTCTTTTGCAATTGCGGTCTTATGTTTTTTCAGCGTATTGATGCTTTCAGATAACAAGCTAATTGGGCGGATGCCAGAAGCGGTTTTAGCACCTGATAAGAACTCTTTTCCATCATGACTTAAAGTTTGTCTGATATGAATCGTTCCCCGTTCTAAATCAACATCTTTCCATCTTAAAGCTAACAGTTCCCCTTGCCTCACTCCAGTTGTGATGGCTAAATGAAAAGCAATATAATACCTACTTTCCTTTGCTGCCTTTAGAAATAATTTTACTTCTTCAATATTCCATACCTTCATTTCAATTCTAACAACTTGTGGTAACTCAACCGTTGACACTATATTCTTAGACATTAACTCAAGATTAAAAGCCTTCTGAATGGCGTTATTTAAGATGTTATAAATCTTTTTAATAGTAGCATTAGACAAGCCTTTATCAACTAATGAATTGATGAATTTTTGGATAATGAGTGTATTTAACTTAGACAAAGGACAATTCCCTAAATATGGAACTATATGATGTCGTATATTAGATTCATAATTTTTAGCAGTCTGTTTCCCTATTTGGCTTCGCTTTGTCTGAAACCATCCGTATAAATACTCTTCAAAAAGCATTGTTGATGGTTCAATATACGTTCCACTATCTACAGTAGTAATTAACGCAGCTAATGCTTTTTCCGCTTCTCGCTTTGTTTTAAAGCCTCTTTTCTTCTTCCTTTTTCTCTTATTGGTAATAGGGTCTGTTTTAACCGTTACCTCATACAACCAACTGCTACCATCTTTTCTTACAGAACCTTTCATAGCAAACATCCTCTCGTGATGCCCTCTAAAGCCATGATTGTTCCTTGTATATTAATAAGTTATTTCATTAAATTAGTGCTGTCAATCAGAAATTTTCGAAATCAAAATGTAATTCTAGTTACTCTAAACCTGTTTCAAGTGATACAGCTACTGGTACTGTCTTATTTTTCCTAATACTTATATGTTTGTATGTAAAAAGGATACTGTAACGAGATTTAACTCCCGTTCAATATCCCTAATTTCTTGCAAAATATAAAGAGAATCCTCTAATAAGGACTCTCATTAAAGATTTATTCATTGTAATGACTATCACTGCTTCTGTTGTTAAGAATGAAAAGCCGCACTATTGATATAATCACGTAATATTAGTATCTATAGGGGAAAGGCTACTTGACCAATTAATGTTAATTTTTAAAAAATAAAGTAGTTAAAATATATAAAGTAAACTAGAAAAAGGGATTTCTAACACTCCACTATTTTAAACCAATTTGCAGGAGAGGTACAGCAAACGTACAATTTAACCTTTACATCATTGATTATGTTGAAAAGTACCCCTAATATAATTCTCCAATAGTTCATAACTAAAGAGTTTTTAGTTAAACTGTTTAATTTTCTAAACAGACAACGTTAGGGTAATCATTACTTCTTCATTTGTTGGTATCACGATGACTTTAACAGGTGAATGAACCCTTGATATGACAACGTTTCTAAGCATTCTTAACCCAATTATAGCATTTCGGTTGTGATTGCTCCACGTTTTGAAAAAATGGTTATGATTGCTTTATTCAATTCCATGCTCTCAAATTAAACGACTATAATTTCAGTTTAAAATTTAAAAAGAGTCCAACATATGTCAGACTCTCTCCCATTTATTAATAAATTAATTGAACAAGCTCTTCTTTTGTAATACCACCGAAGAATTTAAGTACATCTACGTTTGCTAGGAGAGTCTAACCTTTTACTAACTTGGTTAGATTATTGCCTTTCCTTTTTTATACAACAGGATAAAATTATATTCCAATACTGTTTACCCCGTAAACCAACCTCGTTTTTCTTGATAACTTTTGATTAACGATTTTCTAACACACTTAAATGAATAAGAGTGTCAATTTTATATATCAATTGTAGGGATTCAAACACCAACTAACTTCTTACTTGCGACCATTGCTTACGTCACCCATATTTAGCAGCGAACCTTCGTTCAGAACCCTAACATATATACTTTTATAATGTTATTCCAATTTAACTAAGATATTTTGCCACTTACCATTACCTCTGTTGCATGGTATGCTTGTTTCCACATCTTTCACTTTTAAGATATGCAGTTCTTTTTTGGGTAAATACCAAATATGAAAAACAAAACCTTCACCAAATTCTTGAGCAACCTTCCATTCGTTATTAGTAATGTAGAATGTTATTGGAAGTGTTTTACATGTTTTTACTTCAATCATAATCTTCTTACGAAGGTTACCATTCACGTTGTACGATAGAATATCGTATCCAGCGAAGTTATTTTCAATTGATATCCATTTAGGTTCTAATTCAAACTGAATTAATCTCTCTTTTTCATAATTTAATGAAAGAATTTCTCCTAAGCGACCGCTCTTGACATTCTCTTCATTTTGATTGTTTCTGACAAAGCCTGCTATCTTATCCCACCATTCAACAGTTTCTTGATCAGGATTACTATCAAATAATCCTGCACTATTGAAACATTGAATTATATCGGTATAATCATTGTCAAGTAAACTATCAGCTACAATTTCTCTCCCGAACGGTACTTGCAATAACCATTTTGGTTGTTCTTGTAGTAAAACTTGTGCAATATATTCCTTCAAATCATTTACCTTAGAAAAGTCCCAATTACGCAACAATATACTTGCAGTATCATAATCAAACGAAAATATATAAGATTTAGAGGCTCTAATTAGCTTAATAATTTCATCAATACTTTTATCAGGATATGTATTTTGATACTTTTTTAATGTAAATATAGCATTCACAACACTCATCTTTAAATATTGTACAAATTTCTCCTCAAACATAATAATTTATTGGGCCTCCTCTTCGTTAAAAGTAAGGCCACCTTCTAATTCTAGAAGAAGATCATCTAAATCTTCTAGTTTTATATCATAATCAATTGGAGCATTGGCATCTTCTTCATCTAATGCAAGTTGATGGAGATCAGGATCGTCTAATAATTGTTGTAATGCCCTAATTTTAGATGCAAGCCTTCTACTTACAGAATGATCAATTGAACCTAAACCTAACGGAGCTAGTGTCTGTAGAATATGAATATTAGTTTCTTCTTTTGGGTCTAAACCTAATCGGTGAATCCTATCTATTGATTGGAGATAATGTGTAGAATTATAACTTCTATCAACATAAATAGCCTCATGACAAACACGATGTAGACTAATTCCTTCTGATACCGCTGCGGGATTAGCAATTATCACCATACAATCATCATTATTATGAAATCTAAAGATACCTGCCTCTCTTGTGCTAGGGTCCATTATATCGCCTGATGGTACACCTCCATATAAACAAACAGGATTAAGATCAGCTAATAAATCCTCTAGTTGTAAAATTGTATTGGTGAAAATTGTCCATATTACGGTTTTTCTTCCTTTATTGGCAAGCTCTCTAGCAAGAGATGCTGCTCTTTTTATTTTCGGAGAAGGTCCTTCACTTTGAATAACCTGTGCAATTGCAGGGATTTCCTCATTTGGTATGCCTGAAACCATTGCATCTAATGCCAATATAGGGTTCGAAGATACTTGCAATAATCTCATTATAGACTTTCTAGCCCTTCCTACATCTATCCTACGATCTTGTCGAAAAGATGTTAGTTGAGCTCTAGTTTCATCTCTTAGAATAGTATAGAGAGCAAGTTGTCCTTTTGACATTGGTACATGTATAAAGTTCCGGCTTGCAGGAGTTAAAATCAATTCATTTTTAGTAGTTCTAACGTAAAGGTTTCCTAATACTTCCTTTGGTTGGTCGCCCAACTTAATCTTATGACCAAGACCAATACCGGGCCATAAAAAATCAAGTTGAGATTCTAAATCACTAGGACCTTGGGGCATGGGAGTACCAGATAAAAT is part of the Psychrobacillus sp. FSL H8-0483 genome and encodes:
- a CDS encoding DUF3883 domain-containing protein, whose protein sequence is MFEEKFVQYLKMSVVNAIFTLKKYQNTYPDKSIDEIIKLIRASKSYIFSFDYDTASILLRNWDFSKVNDLKEYIAQVLLQEQPKWLLQVPFGREIVADSLLDNDYTDIIQCFNSAGLFDSNPDQETVEWWDKIAGFVRNNQNEENVKSGRLGEILSLNYEKERLIQFELEPKWISIENNFAGYDILSYNVNGNLRKKIMIEVKTCKTLPITFYITNNEWKVAQEFGEGFVFHIWYLPKKELHILKVKDVETSIPCNRGNGKWQNILVKLE
- a CDS encoding site-specific integrase, whose protein sequence is MKGSVRKDGSSWLYEVTVKTDPITNKRKRKKKRGFKTKREAEKALAALITTVDSGTYIEPSTMLFEEYLYGWFQTKRSQIGKQTAKNYESNIRHHIVPYLGNCPLSKLNTLIIQKFINSLVDKGLSNATIKKIYNILNNAIQKAFNLELMSKNIVSTVELPQVVRIEMKVWNIEEVKLFLKAAKESRYYIAFHLAITTGVRQGELLALRWKDVDLERGTIHIRQTLSHDGKEFLSGAKTASGIRPISLLSESINTLKKHKTAIAKEKLKAGTDYNDNDLVVCTCFGTVLTPRNLTRTFKGLIQKANVPTIRFHDIRHTHATSLLIEGIHPKIVAERLGHSRVSMTLDIYSHVLPNMQKEAAEKLNKSLFG
- a CDS encoding DEAD/DEAH box helicase produces the protein MDKMTNSLGNMEILYNSKTLKGYLIPDENVSKNIIIRLRQFAMSVDSNYFLGQDDSIEITWPATLTLLREFIPLQKTLGFKFIAKGESKEKVNEFIKQLKEVKKSRHSLSVIIEKSRINQILFEKGFTERNLTDEQLRDTSKMISLQNGANFSVPGAGKTTVAFAVHILTRTEDSNLLVVGPSSSHQAWRDVVTDCMNIAAPANGAEEFITLTDRDTIIEKLQSGKKRFLITYDLLIRVREIIGNFLANNKTHLILDESHRMKAGLGSQRGTILLNIAPLPIRRDILSGTPMPQGPSDLESQLDFLWPGIGLGHKIKLGDQPKEVLGNLYVRTTKNELILTPASRNFIHVPMSKGQLALYTILRDETRAQLTSFRQDRRIDVGRARKSIMRLLQVSSNPILALDAMVSGIPNEEIPAIAQVIQSEGPSPKIKRAASLARELANKGRKTVIWTIFTNTILQLEDLLADLNPVCLYGGVPSGDIMDPSTREAGIFRFHNNDDCMVIIANPAAVSEGISLHRVCHEAIYVDRSYNSTHYLQSIDRIHRLGLDPKEETNIHILQTLAPLGLGSIDHSVSRRLASKIRALQQLLDDPDLHQLALDEEDANAPIDYDIKLEDLDDLLLELEGGLTFNEEEAQ